TGTCGGTGGCGCTCGCGCGCGCGCTCGAGCTTGGGCTCGACACGATCGCGTGCGCGTCGACCGGCAATCTCGCAGGAGCGGTCGCCGCGGCCGCGGCCCGCAACGGCCTCCGCGCATTCGTCTTCGTTCCCGCGGACATCGAGTCCGGAAAGATCGCGAGCGCAGCTGCGTACGGCGCGACCGTCGTTCGCGTGAAGGGCCCGTATGACGCGGTCAACCGTCTCTGCGGCCGACTCGCCGACGAGTATGGCTGGGGCTTCGTCAACTTCACGCTGCGTCCGTACTACGCGGAGGGCAGCAAGACCGTCCTCTTCGAGTGCGCCGAGCAGCTCGGCTGGACGCTGCCGCACCACATCGTCGTGCCGGTCGGATCGGGCGCACTGCTCACGCGTCAGGCGACCGCCGCGAATCAGCTTCGCGCGACCGGCCTCGTGCCCGAATCGCACTTCCACATCCACGCCGCGCAGCCCGCCGGATGCGCGCCGGTGTCCGACGCTGTGCTCGACAACTGGCGCCCGGTCGAGCCGGTGCGCCGACCCGACACGCTCGCGAAGTCGCTCGCCATCGGCGCGCCAGCCGACGGCGACGGCTCGGTGAAGATCATCCGCGACACGCGTGGAAGCGCGGCGTCAGTCACCGACGACGAGATCCGCGAGGCGGCAACCCTGCTCGCGACGACCGAGGGCGTGCTCGTCGAGCCCGCCGGTGGCGTCGTCGTCGCGACCGCGAAGCAGCTCGCATCACGCGGCGTCTTCCATCCCGGCGAGACGGTCGTGCTCTATCTCACCGGCAACGGCTACAAGGGTGGGCCGGAAGAGAGCGCGCTCGGGCCGGTCATCGACGCCGATGCCGACGCGTTCCGTCTCGCGTACGAGGAGGTGCTCGCGTGAGCGTCACCGTCCGTCTCCCCACACCGCTGCGCTCCGCCGTCGGCGGAGAGCGCACGATCGAGGTCAACGCGACCGACCTCGCGTCGCTGCAGAACGAGATCGCGGCGCGCTATCCAGAGCTGGGAGCCCGCGTGCTGCGCGACGGAGCCTTCGGCCGCTTCGTCACCGTCTTCGTCGACGGCGAGGACGCGCGCTTCTTAGAACAGAACGCCGATCTGAGCACGGCGAAGGTCGTGGAGATCCTGCCGGCGATGTCGGGAGGCTGACCGGTAGGATCGCCGCGAGCGATGGACGATCGCTTCGAGTTGCAGCGATTTGTCACCGCGCAGCGGCCCGTCTACGAGGCGGTACTGAGTGAGCTCCGCGCCGGCCGCAAGCGCAGTCACTGGATGTGGTTCATCTTTCCGCAGATCTCGGGGCTCGGCCATAGCCTGACGTCGCAGACGTTCGCCCTGTCGTCGCTTGCCGAGGCCGCCGCGTACCTGGCGCATCCCGTCCTTGGCCCGCGGCTGCGCGAGTGCGCCGCGCTGGTCGCCAGCATCGAAGGACGCTCGGCCGGCGAGATCTTCGGCCATCCCGACGATCTGAAATTCCACTCGTGCATGACGCTGTTTGCGCGTGCGGCGCCCGGAGAACCGATCTTTGGCGCGTGCCTGCGGAGGTACTTCGGCGGCCAGCCCGATCCGCGGACCCTGGCCAGCCTTTCCCGGATCGTGGAAGACCGAAGCGACTGATACGCGCCACATCCCCGTGAACATTGACCGAGTGTGCGTGACGCACTAGCCTGACGACCTCGTGTCACAGCCGATCATCGTCATCGTCCCGGTCGACCTTCTCGTCCTTGAGAGGGCGCACCAGACGTTGGGAGGCGGACGGACCTAGCGCACAGAAGTCAGCGAACCACTCGAAAGCCTCCCAGACAAAGGGAGGCTTTTCTGTTTAGGGGGCATGTACGAGCGACGCGCGGTACCTGGCGATCGCGTTCGCAAGCCGCCACTCCGGGGCGGCGGCGAAGCTGCGCGCGGCCGTAGCGGCGGTCGTGCCCGAGGACGCGCGCGTCGTGCGCACGGCGAGCGGGTTCGTCACGGCGGTGATCGCGGCGGCCACGCCCGTCGACGCGCGCAGCGAAGGGGAGCGGCTGCGCGCACGCGTGGCCGCCGATGTCTCCGACAACGAGCTCTCCGCGGGCGTCGCCGGACCGAAGCCTGGTTCATCGGGCGCGCACTTTGCGCTGGTCCAGGCGGAGCAGGCACTTGCTCTCGGACGCACGACCGACCGCGATGGCCGCACGACGCACTTCGACGACCTCGGCCCGTATTGCTTCGTCCTCGGCCAGCCCGCGAGCGAGATCCGCGCGTTCTCCGATCGCATCCTTGGACCCCTTGGCGCCGACGAGAAGAACGCCGATCTCGTGCAGACGCTCGACGCCTATATCCGCCTTCAAGGCAGCGTGAACGGCGTCGCGCGCGAGCTCTACCTCCACCGCAACACCGTCCGCCATCGTCTGCGGCGCATCGCGAAGCTGACCGGCGCCGACCTCACCGATGCGGATGCGTTGCTTGCATTGCGCCTCGCGATCCTCGGACGTCAAGCGCTGGTGCGGCTGGCCTCGTAGCACGGCGGGGCTCGCCGCTATCGTCGCCGCGTGAACCGAAAGCTGATCCTCTCGATCGCGATCGGCAACGCGCTCGTGCCGCTCAATTCGACGATGCTCGTTGTCGCGTTGCCCGCGATCGCGCGCGACGCCGGCACCGATATCGCCGCCGCGTCGTGGCTCATCACCACATATCTCATCGCGATGGCCGCGCTGCAGCCGATCGGCGGCCGCCTTGGCGATCGATTCGGCCGGCGCCGCCTCATGCTTGGCGCCCTGGCGTATTTCGGGATCGCGTCTGTCGGCGCGTCGCTGTCGGTGGGTCTTCCACTACTCGCGTTCTTTCGCCTGCAGCAGGCGCTGGCTGGAGCGCTCATCGTCCCGAACGGTCTGGGGATCCTGCGCCGCGCCGCTGGCGAGCGCGCCGGGATGCACTTCGGCCTCACCGGCGCGATGTCCGGAGCGGGCGCGACCCTCGGTCCGCTCCTCGGCGGTCTGCTCACGGCGATCGACTGGCGGCTCGTTTTCCTCGTCAACGTCCCCGTGGTCACGCTCGCGTTCCTCCTCGCGCGGTCGACGATCCCGGAGGAGCGCGCGCGACCCGACACG
This genomic window from Candidatus Limnocylindria bacterium contains:
- the thrC gene encoding threonine synthase, producing the protein MATTLKENTALRGLRCRACDALQPADERYVCGECLGPIEPEYDLSVFETETLRADIESGPRSLWRYAPLLPVAAPATHWPVGWTPLIEANRLGNALGIERLYLKDDTRNPTLSFKDRPVSVALARALELGLDTIACASTGNLAGAVAAAAARNGLRAFVFVPADIESGKIASAAAYGATVVRVKGPYDAVNRLCGRLADEYGWGFVNFTLRPYYAEGSKTVLFECAEQLGWTLPHHIVVPVGSGALLTRQATAANQLRATGLVPESHFHIHAAQPAGCAPVSDAVLDNWRPVEPVRRPDTLAKSLAIGAPADGDGSVKIIRDTRGSAASVTDDEIREAATLLATTEGVLVEPAGGVVVATAKQLASRGVFHPGETVVLYLTGNGYKGGPEESALGPVIDADADAFRLAYEEVLA
- a CDS encoding MoaD/ThiS family protein, which codes for MSVTVRLPTPLRSAVGGERTIEVNATDLASLQNEIAARYPELGARVLRDGAFGRFVTVFVDGEDARFLEQNADLSTAKVVEILPAMSGG
- a CDS encoding DUF1810 domain-containing protein produces the protein MDDRFELQRFVTAQRPVYEAVLSELRAGRKRSHWMWFIFPQISGLGHSLTSQTFALSSLAEAAAYLAHPVLGPRLRECAALVASIEGRSAGEIFGHPDDLKFHSCMTLFARAAPGEPIFGACLRRYFGGQPDPRTLASLSRIVEDRSD
- a CDS encoding helix-turn-helix domain-containing protein, encoding MPEDARVVRTASGFVTAVIAAATPVDARSEGERLRARVAADVSDNELSAGVAGPKPGSSGAHFALVQAEQALALGRTTDRDGRTTHFDDLGPYCFVLGQPASEIRAFSDRILGPLGADEKNADLVQTLDAYIRLQGSVNGVARELYLHRNTVRHRLRRIAKLTGADLTDADALLALRLAILGRQALVRLAS